One Ctenopharyngodon idella isolate HZGC_01 chromosome 3, HZGC01, whole genome shotgun sequence genomic window, GCatgtctcaacaggtaaatataggctactttcaaTATAAGATCCAACATATTAGAAATACTTCTTACTATGTTGCTATTTGTCAAGAGAGTGAGCAACTGAGTATCTAACACTCTGTGTAGAGTGAATGCGAGCGTTtagcttataataaacaaatctaATTATAGTATATGCATGCACCGGACACAGTTTAGACATGACAGCATACCCGGTTAAAAAAGTCAGTTAGTTATAAAAGTTATATTAGATTCATATTCTTCTGCTCATGTGgtttttgtgtaattatttGACTGATTTGTGATGTTCTTGTTCACAGAGGCAtaaagttcactgcagttttcctGAGATCCAGCTTTTGCTCCTCTGATGGAAGCATAAGTCACTTTATCATCACAGCAAACCTGAATGAACATCACAGTTATTGTTTCAACACACAATTATTACAGCATGATGTTTGAGCTCAATTCATGACACACAttcagaagaaaacacaaactATCATGTTGAGAGAAGCTGGACAACATCAAGGAAGTGTTTCTCACCTTGTTCTTTTTGTCTTGGTTTTTACTGTACGCAGTGACCTCAGAATAAGTCACATGATCATCTGTCTGCTCCTAAACACCAATGGAAATATGACAAACCAAGATATTAAAGTCTGTTCTATCACTACTGTTatactgtatgtactgtatgcTGCAAATGTTTCAGgtaaaatatgtgtaaaacGAGAACTTCATCTACAAGTTTTGATTAAATCTATTATACAGACATGACTGTAGTAGACTGAGTACAATTCTGGCAGTTCCAGTTGTGTCCTCTAGGGGGTGTATGTGCTCATGTTGAGTGGGAATTTACCTGTTGAAGAAGAGTGTTCTGTCCTGTTGGATAGACAGGTCGTGTTTGTTGATCCTGTAAAAAGAGCAGTTATTAGTAAATCCTCCTCCTGCATTCTCCTCTCTTGTGTGGATTTTGATGCCAAGTTTCCACAATGACGTTATGATGACAGATCCTTGTGACATGAATGGATGTTACAGGAAAATCACCACAGtgtcaaatatacacaaatatactcAGATTATTGAAGATGAATCATATTGTTCACTGGCAGTAGATGAATGTAAATGTTGATTCATCATATTTATTCTTATCTGTGAGTTTTAGACCAGAAACAGTTCAAATACACTAACCTGTCATTATATAATCTGACTAATACGAGTGTCATATTTCAGGATCAGAGCTTATAAACACTAATAACTCATGGATCGACCTACAATACTCACCTCAGAGTCATCAGTTCCTCTTCTGTTATCTGAAACATAACGTCGAGAGAATATTTATGATCAAACACATAATACAGTCTCGACTGATATTGATTTTAGAAGAATTCTAGTGCTGTAGAATAGAAACATTAAACTCTGTCCAAGAGGAATTCTGTctaaattacatgtttattttatcagATGTTTTGGACTTTTTGTCTGTTACATAATAAGAGAAACTGTAAAATCTCACCGTCTCTTTTTCTGCGAATCATCCAGAGAATAAGAGCAGGAAGGAGAACAGCGAATGAAGCGACAACAATCACAATCACAATCACTGAGAGAGAGACGATATTACAGTCATATTAATACTGATGTCCACTGAGGTCATTTTCACTACAATGAGTTCATTTAGATCCTGATTCTAGAAAAACTCCAGAGTGTGAAAACAAGCACTGAAATGAGGATGATGTTCATACACACCTGGAGAGGTTGGAGTCAGTGTTGATGTAGTTGATGGTACAACtattgaaaacaaaatggaaatAGAAAAATCATATTTGAATGCATGAACACAACATCAAGACATTTCTTTCACAAACTGAGACTGATTTATTTCAGCTGCTGTAGTCCAGATCAGATCCGTATCAGTGACTCAGTTATTGTGCTGAAGATGTTCACACTAACATGAGATGacttgtgtttaataaatgctcactatgattttaatcatttcagctaaaaaagaactcaattctATCATTCACATATATACGATGAAGGAGTATATTTACTCTAGTATATGTACTCTTTACATTAGTGTTTaagctgacttcctgtttgtgtgaatgattgAGGTCTACAAATTCAACAAGCTCTTTCTCAGTAATTGAATCACTGAAATGAGAAAGACATGAATAAATACCTTGTTGTTCAGTAAATCCAGGTGTTTGTGCAGCTGCTGTCCTCTCAGAGTTTGGAGTATTTAATGACTTCTGATTCTCTGTACAAATTAAAGGATGGATTAATTAAAGCCAGTGTGAACCAGTGAAGTGAGAGACTGATGATGTGTGACagtgatcatgtgatcatgaaCCTTGTGTAGGAGCTGCTGCTGTAGTTTGGCTTGATTTCTTCTCAGAGTTTGAGCTGCTGACTGGAATCAGTGTTGTTGAATCAGAAGATGAATGTTCAGATGTTCATCTGTAGGACATTAACATCATATTTTACAGTAGTAATAGTTGTTTCTCACCTGAATACTTGACAGTGTATCTGACTGAGGTCTGGAGTTGATTTCTGAGAGTAAGCTGACATCTCCACTCTCTGTTGTCAtcttcattcaggagtgttgtaGTCAGAGTGATGATACAGTGATCTGATGAGAATAATATCTGATATCTGGAGTCTGTCGTCAGATCAACACCAGTCTGATTCACCCACAACAGCTGAAGTTCCTCAGAACGGACCAAATCATTACAAGTTATGTCATCATATGAATACAATtgacaggagagagtcacagagCGACCTGGACTGATCTCAGTctgtgaggatgatgatgatgatgatgatgatgatggagacACTGAAACTGAACACAAGACACAAATCACAGACTCTTCAATCATCATGTGAGTTTAAAGGGAGAATCTGTCCTTTTTGAATTTATCACATAATCATAAATTTACCATGAagaacatgcagataaacacgtGTATCATTtccttgtttttgttgttgtcctTTCGGACCTGtccactgttggcaggtgtatAATCCATGATCTTCTTGTGTGACGTTCTTGATGTTCAGAGAGCAGTCAGACCCCAGACTCAGTCTCTCatgtctctctgtgtctttATTCTTTTCCCCTCCATTAATCAGTTCAACTGCTGCTGAATGTGTGAATCTGTTATAGTAGTTCCATGTAGTTGTTGATGTACAGTCAGAAAGAGCATTATTACAGGGCAGACGGACATTTTCACCAGAACTGTTGAACACACGAGTCACTTCTGCTCCTCTAGTACCTGAAACACAGTATATTTGagtgattattatgttatatattagGGGCAGTTGTGgcatagggccagatttactaacagtttGTGCCAGtacaaaccctcttttggcgttatAAATCTAATCTTTAAATGTGTTGGCACCACCTTACCTCACAGACCTTTTAAAACAGCAGACATCTACTAGATCTCTTAGTTCCTCTGATCAGCTGCtttaattgacccttcgccgggtttgattgacaggtgatctaaccaatcataacgccaaaaccgccattttgtccgacaaagcagtcagggcaGTTAGCAGATTAAtattggtggacttgaacttgaaaaatgagtgtactgacatctttctgtGGAAGAAATttggttcattcatgtttatttgatgctataaattaactagtaagaagagatgatcggttcacgagcctcTTGatgaggcactacagcgatctgtcctgacacattaaagagccacaaatggtatttattgtttaaatttcttaaaaatgacaaaatttgaaatgtgagactttgtttcatatcaaaagtaacctgctctgtcttgtctctcgacgtgttgtcagtttCCTCTTTGCTCCACGATGTATTTTttactgcgtgagaacatgatgtgtggcgagagAACGGCAGGGCTTGtcagacatagcaacagtaaacTCATTTATTATCTCAAGCTTTTAATTCTACTGGGTATTGAGGCATGTTTTACATTACTGTGCTTACTTTGAATTTAcctctgtattttctgttttatttatttttatctttgtacagcactttgggcaattgagctttataaataaataaaataaagaatattaataaatgaaactaTAAACCATATCAGCATAAAAAGCAGATGATTCAAATACCGTCTTTTTTCCTCATGAACACAATCATCACACTCTCCAGAATAAAGTATTTGTCTTGATCAGAGAGCTGTTGAAATCTCTTAATATGAAGATAATTGTTGATCATCAGATGTTTGAGTGACTCTATGTCCAGTATCAGGAATAATACAGTATGATCTGTATGTATCAATACACAACTCTGAGATCACAACGTGAATGTGTGCAAGAATAAACTGAGCATGTTCAAATCAACTCTTTCCAGACTAATTCCACTAAATGTCTTTAGAGAAAATCCAGATTTCTTTACCTGTGAGAAGTGAAGAGAGAATGATCAGTCCCAGCAGACACAGATCACActtatcagccattttctgtttctgtcagtcTCTCTCTTCATTATATAGTTACAGCTCTTTCTTCAGACAGGAAGGGCTGGTAGTGTCTAAAGAAAGAACTTCCTCTGATCTGAACTGAGTGTAGTTCTGGTATATAGTTGTTATTTCGTGACACAATGTCAGTACATAATGGAGAACAGTTGATTTGTTCTTCATTggtgtttaaatgtaatgtacagTACACTTCTACTGTAATAGGAACAGTCCCTGAAGATCAACTCATGGTTGATGTTCAAGAGCACAATGGTAACAGCTCAGGGAGTTTAACCTACAGTCATTCTGTTTCCACACAGACTTTGACACGACAGCAGCTGAGAAACATGTTCTTCAGTGTGATAAAGTGTATATTGTAAACCACACTGTCTCAACACACATCTGATCTGAACACAGTTTATAGGATATTCTTTGCATTACTGTTAGTTTCACTTCTTTCTTTTAGCAGTTTCCTTTATGCAgttaaaatctataaataaaatcattaaattattagtgatAAAATTGGTTTGTTAATGAAAGACTATTCATTATCTATGactcatttgtaaaaaaaaaaaaaaaaaaaaaaaaattcgaaaacagtttttaaagtattattatAAAGTATTATTTTGTAGTAAAGTCGACTTGTCCCAGTATCCACACTTACGCTCTTAGACACTTATTTTGTACAATAACTTAATTAGAAGCTCCAGAATTACTGAACACAGTTAAACAGGGACGACTGAACAAACATTTAGATGTTTATCTTAAAGTGAAACATATCGAAAatcaaatatgtaaataaagttGTGTAGAAAGTTGTTTTACAACACTATAAGTGTGTCTCTTTGGGTGATTAAAGCTTCTacacacacttgcagtcttcaCACACACTTGAACAGTTCGGCCAACACTAGCTGATACACATTCATGCTGCTGCTGTGAACATGTAAGACACGCTGCTGCTGCACCAACAGACGTACATAAATCCTCCAACAAGACAGGAAAACAAAGGAGCGAAAACACAACACAAGACAACTCTAAGaagtaattcaggggacctgttaccacaacttaaataaatgcatggttgcaaaTTAAAAATTGCAAAAGAACGAGTTTAGATGGATCTGGATCTGCAAAGGATTTCAAGAGAAGATTAAGCATCCACGTCACAGCCGGCTATTCCACTCTCCTTCATCTCT contains:
- the LOC127508155 gene encoding uncharacterized protein LOC127508155 isoform X1, with the protein product MMFKERAVTEDFQTQKMADKCDLCLLGLIIHSSLLTGTRGAEVTRVFNSSGENVRLPCNNALSDCTSTTTWNYYNRFTHSAAVELINGGEKNKDTERHERLSLGSDCSLNIKNVTQEDHGLYTCQQWTGPKGQQQKQGNDTRVYLHVLHVSVSPSSSSSSSSSSQTEISPGRSVTLSCQLYSYDDITCNDLVRSEELQLLWVNQTGVDLTTDSRYQILFSSDHCIITLTTTLLNEDDNREWRCQLTLRNQLQTSVRYTVKYSVSSSNSEKKSSQTTAAAPTQENQKSLNTPNSERTAAAQTPGFTEQQVVPSTTSTLTPTSPVIVIVIVVASFAVLLPALILWMIRRKRDDNRRGTDDSEDQQTRPVYPTGQNTLLQQEQTDDHVTYSEVTAYSKNQDKKNKVCCDDKVTYASIRGAKAGSQENCSELYASVNKNITNQSNNYTKTT
- the LOC127508155 gene encoding uncharacterized protein LOC127508155 isoform X5, with product MMFKERAVTEDFQTQKMADKCDLCLLGLIIHSSLLTGTRGAEVTRVFNSSGENVRLPCNNALSDCTSTTTWNYYNRFTHSAAVELINGGEKNKDTERHERLSLGSDCSLNIKNVTQEDHGLYTCQQWTGPKGQQQKQGNDTRVYLHVLHVSVSPSSSSSSSSSSQTEISPGRSVTLSCQLYSYDDITCNDLVRSEELQLLWVNQTGVDLTTDSRYQILFSSDHCIITLTTTLLNEDDNREWRCQLTLRNQLQTSVRYTVKYSVSSSNSEKKSSQTTAAAPTQENQKSLNTPNSERTAAAQTPGFTEQQDPADTASETEVSVTAGSLFRGTTRSFLLTALHH
- the LOC127508155 gene encoding uncharacterized protein LOC127508155 isoform X2 translates to MMFKERAVTEDFQTQKMADKCDLCLLGLIIHSSLLTGTRGAEVTRVFNSSGENVRLPCNNALSDCTSTTTWNYYNRFTHSAAVELINGGEKNKDTERHERLSLGSDCSLNIKNVTQEDHGLYTCQQWTGPKGQQQKQGNDTRVYLHVLHVSVSPSSSSSSSSSSQTEISPGRSVTLSCQLYSYDDITCNDLVRSEELQLLWVNQTGVDLTTDSRYQILFSSDHCIITLTTTLLNEDDNREWRCQLTLRNQLQTSVRYTVKYSVVPSTTATPTPDVTPNSLNPVIVIVIVVASFAVLLPALILWMIRRKRDDNRRGTDDSEDQQTRPVYPTGQNTLLQQEQTDDHVTYSEVTAYSKNQDKKNKVRCDDKVTYASIRGAKAGSQENCSELYASVNKNITNQSNNYTKTT
- the LOC127508155 gene encoding uncharacterized protein LOC127508155 isoform X4, with product MMFKERAVTEDFQTQKMADKCDLCLLGLIIHSSLLTGTRGAEVTRVFNSSGENVRLPCNNALSDCTSTTTWNYYNRFTHSAAVELINGGEKNKDTERHERLSLGSDCSLNIKNVTQEDHGLYTCQQWTGPKGQQQKQGNDTRVYLHVLHVSVSPSSSSSSSSSSQTEISPGRSVTLSCQLYSYDDITCNDLVRSEELQLLWVNQTGVDLTTDSRYQILFSSDHCIITLTTTLLNEDDNREWRCQLTLRNQLQTSVRYTVKYSVVPSTTATPTPDVTPNSLNPDNRRGTDDSEDQQTRPVYPTGQNTLLQQEQTDDHVTYSEVTAYSKNQDKKNKVRCDDKVTYASIRGAKAGSQENCSELYASVNKNITNQSNNYTKTT